In Sander lucioperca isolate FBNREF2018 chromosome 21, SLUC_FBN_1.2, whole genome shotgun sequence, the following proteins share a genomic window:
- the ubtf gene encoding nucleolar transcription factor 1 isoform X2 gives MNGEMEATTQDQGGILTIWAQDDLLNLLESMKLALPQKDLTKYKTSESHLDWQKVAFNSFTGEMCKQKWQEVSKEIRKFRTLTELIYDAQDYIKNPYKGKKIKKHPDFPKKPLTPYFRFFMEKRAKYAKLHPEMSNLDLTKILSKKYRELPDKKKKKYVEDFLRDKETFVHSMMKFRELHPDLMESMTKKGSNAPEKPKTPQQLWYNHEKKAVLKTRPDATTKDIKESLGKQWTQLSDKKRLKWIAKSLEQQKLYEETMREYIQQHPELNMTQGDIVKSTLTKAERHLKDKSDGRPDKPPPNGYSMFCAELMSSMKDVPSTERMVMCSQRWKLLKQNEKDAYQKRCEQRKKEFEIDMNRFLSSLSEEEQNRVLSEDKSGFKKGGANSPAAKKRASRAKVNPEKPKRPISAMFIFSEEKRPKLQAERPDLSDSELTRLLARMWNELPDKKKEKYKRLETVLKAESEKKEKEDRSRLPDPPKTAQDIWQQSVIGDYLARFKSDRPKAQKAMEATWSTMEKKEKIMWIKKAAEDQKRYERDLCEMRSPATAIASGKKMKFEGEPKKPPSNGYQKFSQEMLSNGELNHLPMKERMTEIGSRWQRLTLKEKDRYKKIAEEKQRQYKVQLEQWLASLTSQERNTYKEYNSQKRRAPAKPGGPKAKVKKSDTEEEEDEDEDEDDDDREKASSEADSSSEDDDDDDDDDDDDDEDDDDDDEAEDKENKSEDSSSESNSEGSSDSDSD, from the exons ATGAATGGAGAAATGGAAGCAACCACCCAAGACCAAGGTGGGATTTTGACAA TATGGGCACAGGATGACCTCTTAAATCTGCTGGAGTCCATGAAATTGGCCCTGCCTCAGAAAGACCTGACTAAATACAAAACATCAGAGTCCCACCTCGACTGGCAGAAGGTGGCCTTTAACTCCTTCACAGGAGAGATGTGTAAGCAGAAGTGGCAGGAGGTCTCCAAAGAG ATTCGTAAATTCCGGACTCTAACAGAACTCATATATGATGCCCAAGATTACATCAAGAACCCTTACAAGGGCAAAAAGATAAAG AAACATCCAGATTTCCCCAAGAAGCCATTAACTCCATACTTCCGGTTCTTTATGGAAAAACGGGCCAAATACGCAAAGTTGCACCCTGAGATGAGCAACCTAGACCTAACTAAAATCCTGTCCAAGAAGTACAGGGAGCTACCTGACAAAAAAAAG AAAAAGTATGTTGAGGACTTCTTACGAGACAAAGAAACATTTGTGCACAGCATGATGAAGTTCAG AGAACTACACCCGGACCTTATGGAGAGCATGACCAAGAAAGGTTCAAATGCACCAGAGAAGCCCAAGACACCCCAACAGCTGTGGTACAACCATGAAAAGAAGGCCGTCCTCAAGACACGCCCAGAT GCAACCACCAAAGACATTAAGGAGAGTCTTGGCAAACAGTGGACACAGCTGTCTGACAAGAAGAGACTAAAATGGATCGCCAAGTCCCTGGAGCAGCAGAAACTGTATGAG GAGACAATGCGGGAGTACATCCAGCAGCATCCGGAGTTAAACATGACCCAAGGGGATATCGTCAAGTCCACCCTGACCAAGGCTGAGAGGCACCTGAAAGACAAATCTGACGGCCGACCTGACAAACCACCTCC AAATGGTTACTCGATGTTCTGTGCCGAGTTGATGTCGAGCATGAAGGATGTACCCAGCACAGAGCGCATGGTTATGTGTAGCCAGCGGTGGAAGCTTCTGAAGCAGAATGAGAAGGACGCCTACCAGAAACGCTGTGAACAG aggaaGAAGGAGTTTGAAATTGATATGAACAGATTTCTCAGT TCTTTGTCAGAGGAGGAGCAAAACCGGGTTTTGTCTGAGGATAAATCAGGTTTTAAGAAGGGTGGAGCTAACAGTCCTGCCGCCAAAAAGAGGGCTTCTAGAGCAAAG GTCAATCCAGAGAAACCCAAAAGGCCAATTTCAGCCATGTTCATTTTCTCTGAGGAGAAGCGTCCCAAACTGCAGGCGGAGCGGCCAGATCTTTCTGACAGTGAGCTCACAAGACTCCTGGCCCGCATGTGGAATGAGCTGCCGGATAAGAAGAAG GAGAAGTATAAGCGCCTAGAAACAGTCCTGAAGGCAGAgtcagagaagaaggagaaggaggatcGTAGTCGTCTGCCGGACCCACCCAAGACTGCACAGGACATCTGGCAGCAGAGTGTCATCGGAGACTACCTGGCCAGATTTAAG AGTGACCGGCCAAAGGCACAGAAAGCAATGGAAGCAACCTGGAGCACCatggagaaaaaagagaaaattatgTGGATCAAAAAGGCAGCAGAAGACCAGAAAAGATACGAG AGAGACCTGTGTGAGATGCGCTCACCTGCCACTGCCATTGCCTCAGGGAAGAAGATGAAGTTTGAGGGTGAACCCAAGAAACCTCCATC AAACGGATATCAGAAGTTCTCTCAGGAGATGCTGTCCAACGGAGAGCTGAATCACCTCCCGATGAAAGAGCGGATGACAGAGATTGGCAGCCGCTGGCAGAGGTTAACGCTGAAGGAGAAGGACCGCTACAAGAAGATCGCAGAGGAGAAGCAGAGACAGTACAAAGTCCAACTGGAACAGTGGCTCGCT AGCTTGACTTCACAAGAGAGAAACACTTACAAAGAATATAATTCACAA AAAAGGAGAGCTCCAGCCAAACCAGGAGGCCCCAAGGCAAAGGTCAAGAAATCT GacacggaggaggaggaggacgaggatgaGGACGAAGATGATGATGATCGTGAGAAGGCTTCCTCTGAGGCAGACTCGTCCAGTGAGGACGATgatgacgacgacgacgacgacgatgaTGAT GACGAGGATGATGACGATGACGATGAGGCGGAAGACAAGGAGAACAAGTCGGAGGACAGCAGCAGCGAATCGAATTCAGAGGGGTCGTCGGACTCTGATTCGGACTGA
- the atxn7l3 gene encoding ataxin-7-like protein 3, producing MKMEDMPLSGPDNTRLEALVHDIYSELVEDACLGLCFEVHRAVKQGYFFLDETDQESMKEFEIVDQPGVDIFGQVYNQWKNKECECPNCKRLIAASRFAPHLEKCLGMGRNSSRIANRRLATNNNMSKSESDQEDNDDLNDNDWSYGAEKKAKKRKSDKNQNSPRRPKSLKHKNGELGSSVSSEPYKYNYNTGISYETLGPDEVRSLLTTQCGVISEHTKKMCTRSHRCPQHTDEQRRAVRLFLLGPSAPTLPDADAVVESDSFDIPDGQTLMSRLQWEDSPDISPSDSASSKASTNHSDSRRPKKKKRTSLGLNSGVVGGVVGGGGGVVGGGGGGGGGGGGGGSLTGGGGSSSSSQSNISFSTKKKRPKLSVPSISSIYDDLN from the exons ATGAAAATGGAGGATATGCCCCTGTCAGGCCCAGACAACACCAGGCTGGAG GCCTTGGTCCATGACATCTACTCTGAGCTGGTGGAAGATGCCTGTTTGGGCCTGTGTTTCGAGGTTCACCGTGCTGTGAAACAGGGCTATTTCTTCTTGGATGAAACGGACCAAGAGAGCATGAAGGAGTTTG AAATAGTGGATCAGCCAGGTGTTGACATATTTGGCCAGGTGTACAATCAGTGGAAAAACAAAGAGTGTGAATGCCCGAACTGCAAAAGATTGATAGCAGCTTCTCGCTTCGCCCCGCACTTGGAGAAATGTCTCGGCATGGGACGCAACAGCAGTCGCATCGCCAACCGCAG ACTAGCCACCAACAATAACATGAGCAAATCAGAGAGTGATCAGGAAGACAACGATGACCTCAATGATAATGACTGGTCGTAtggtgcagaaaaaaaag CCAAAAAGAGAAAGTCAGATAAG AATCAAAATTCCCCAAGAAGACCCAAATCTCTAAAACATAAAAATG GTGAGCTTGGGAGCAGCGTCAGTTCAGAGCCTTACAAG tACAACTATAACACTGGCATCAGTTATGAAACTTTAGGCCCTGATGAAGTCAGATCCCTTTTAACAACG CAATGTGGGGTGATCTCTGAGCACACCAAGAAGATGTGTACCAG GTCTCATCGATGTCCCCAGCACACGGACGAACAGAGGAGGGCCGTCAGGCTGTTCCTCCTGGGGCCGTCCGC GCCGACGCTGCCTGATGCAGACGCTGTGGTGGAGAGCGACAGCTTTGACATTCCAGATGGACAGACCCTGATGAGCCGCCTGCAGTGGGAAGATTCTCCTGATATTTCACCCAGTGACTCGGCCTCATCTAAAGCCA GCACCAACCATTCAGATTCTAGGAGGCccaagaaaaagaagaggacGTCTCTCGGTTTGAACAGTGGAGTAGTAGGAGGAGtagtaggaggaggaggaggagtcgtaggaggaggaggaggaggaggaggaggaggagggggggggggaagcctAACAGGAggcggcggcagcagcagcagctctcaGAGTAATATCAGCTTTTCGACCAAAAAAAAGAGGCCCAAACTCTCAGTACCTTCTATTTCCAGTATCTATGATGACCTAAACTAG
- the ubtf gene encoding nucleolar transcription factor 1 isoform X1 yields MNGEMEATTQDQGGILTIWAQDDLLNLLESMKLALPQKDLTKYKTSESHLDWQKVAFNSFTGEMCKQKWQEVSKEIRKFRTLTELIYDAQDYIKNPYKGKKIKKHPDFPKKPLTPYFRFFMEKRAKYAKLHPEMSNLDLTKILSKKYRELPDKKKKKYVEDFLRDKETFVHSMMKFRELHPDLMESMTKKGSNAPEKPKTPQQLWYNHEKKAVLKTRPDATTKDIKESLGKQWTQLSDKKRLKWIAKSLEQQKLYEETMREYIQQHPELNMTQGDIVKSTLTKAERHLKDKSDGRPDKPPPNGYSMFCAELMSSMKDVPSTERMVMCSQRWKLLKQNEKDAYQKRCEQRKKEFEIDMNRFLSSLSEEEQNRVLSEDKSGFKKGGANSPAAKKRASRAKVNPEKPKRPISAMFIFSEEKRPKLQAERPDLSDSELTRLLARMWNELPDKKKEKYKRLETVLKAESEKKEKEDRSRLPDPPKTAQDIWQQSVIGDYLARFKSDRPKAQKAMEATWSTMEKKEKIMWIKKAAEDQKRYERDLCEMRSPATAIASGKKMKFEGEPKKPPSNGYQKFSQEMLSNGELNHLPMKERMTEIGSRWQRLTLKEKDRYKKIAEEKQRQYKVQLEQWLASLTSQERNTYKEYNSQKRRAPAKPGGPKAKVKKSDTEEEEDEDEDEDDDDREKASSEADSSSEDDDDDDDDDDDDKDEDDDDDDEAEDKENKSEDSSSESNSEGSSDSDSD; encoded by the exons ATGAATGGAGAAATGGAAGCAACCACCCAAGACCAAGGTGGGATTTTGACAA TATGGGCACAGGATGACCTCTTAAATCTGCTGGAGTCCATGAAATTGGCCCTGCCTCAGAAAGACCTGACTAAATACAAAACATCAGAGTCCCACCTCGACTGGCAGAAGGTGGCCTTTAACTCCTTCACAGGAGAGATGTGTAAGCAGAAGTGGCAGGAGGTCTCCAAAGAG ATTCGTAAATTCCGGACTCTAACAGAACTCATATATGATGCCCAAGATTACATCAAGAACCCTTACAAGGGCAAAAAGATAAAG AAACATCCAGATTTCCCCAAGAAGCCATTAACTCCATACTTCCGGTTCTTTATGGAAAAACGGGCCAAATACGCAAAGTTGCACCCTGAGATGAGCAACCTAGACCTAACTAAAATCCTGTCCAAGAAGTACAGGGAGCTACCTGACAAAAAAAAG AAAAAGTATGTTGAGGACTTCTTACGAGACAAAGAAACATTTGTGCACAGCATGATGAAGTTCAG AGAACTACACCCGGACCTTATGGAGAGCATGACCAAGAAAGGTTCAAATGCACCAGAGAAGCCCAAGACACCCCAACAGCTGTGGTACAACCATGAAAAGAAGGCCGTCCTCAAGACACGCCCAGAT GCAACCACCAAAGACATTAAGGAGAGTCTTGGCAAACAGTGGACACAGCTGTCTGACAAGAAGAGACTAAAATGGATCGCCAAGTCCCTGGAGCAGCAGAAACTGTATGAG GAGACAATGCGGGAGTACATCCAGCAGCATCCGGAGTTAAACATGACCCAAGGGGATATCGTCAAGTCCACCCTGACCAAGGCTGAGAGGCACCTGAAAGACAAATCTGACGGCCGACCTGACAAACCACCTCC AAATGGTTACTCGATGTTCTGTGCCGAGTTGATGTCGAGCATGAAGGATGTACCCAGCACAGAGCGCATGGTTATGTGTAGCCAGCGGTGGAAGCTTCTGAAGCAGAATGAGAAGGACGCCTACCAGAAACGCTGTGAACAG aggaaGAAGGAGTTTGAAATTGATATGAACAGATTTCTCAGT TCTTTGTCAGAGGAGGAGCAAAACCGGGTTTTGTCTGAGGATAAATCAGGTTTTAAGAAGGGTGGAGCTAACAGTCCTGCCGCCAAAAAGAGGGCTTCTAGAGCAAAG GTCAATCCAGAGAAACCCAAAAGGCCAATTTCAGCCATGTTCATTTTCTCTGAGGAGAAGCGTCCCAAACTGCAGGCGGAGCGGCCAGATCTTTCTGACAGTGAGCTCACAAGACTCCTGGCCCGCATGTGGAATGAGCTGCCGGATAAGAAGAAG GAGAAGTATAAGCGCCTAGAAACAGTCCTGAAGGCAGAgtcagagaagaaggagaaggaggatcGTAGTCGTCTGCCGGACCCACCCAAGACTGCACAGGACATCTGGCAGCAGAGTGTCATCGGAGACTACCTGGCCAGATTTAAG AGTGACCGGCCAAAGGCACAGAAAGCAATGGAAGCAACCTGGAGCACCatggagaaaaaagagaaaattatgTGGATCAAAAAGGCAGCAGAAGACCAGAAAAGATACGAG AGAGACCTGTGTGAGATGCGCTCACCTGCCACTGCCATTGCCTCAGGGAAGAAGATGAAGTTTGAGGGTGAACCCAAGAAACCTCCATC AAACGGATATCAGAAGTTCTCTCAGGAGATGCTGTCCAACGGAGAGCTGAATCACCTCCCGATGAAAGAGCGGATGACAGAGATTGGCAGCCGCTGGCAGAGGTTAACGCTGAAGGAGAAGGACCGCTACAAGAAGATCGCAGAGGAGAAGCAGAGACAGTACAAAGTCCAACTGGAACAGTGGCTCGCT AGCTTGACTTCACAAGAGAGAAACACTTACAAAGAATATAATTCACAA AAAAGGAGAGCTCCAGCCAAACCAGGAGGCCCCAAGGCAAAGGTCAAGAAATCT GacacggaggaggaggaggacgaggatgaGGACGAAGATGATGATGATCGTGAGAAGGCTTCCTCTGAGGCAGACTCGTCCAGTGAGGACGATgatgacgacgacgacgacgacgatgaTGAT AAGGACGAGGATGATGACGATGACGATGAGGCGGAAGACAAGGAGAACAAGTCGGAGGACAGCAGCAGCGAATCGAATTCAGAGGGGTCGTCGGACTCTGATTCGGACTGA
- the ubtf gene encoding nucleolar transcription factor 1 isoform X3, translating into MNGEMEATTQDQVWAQDDLLNLLESMKLALPQKDLTKYKTSESHLDWQKVAFNSFTGEMCKQKWQEVSKEIRKFRTLTELIYDAQDYIKNPYKGKKIKKHPDFPKKPLTPYFRFFMEKRAKYAKLHPEMSNLDLTKILSKKYRELPDKKKKKYVEDFLRDKETFVHSMMKFRELHPDLMESMTKKGSNAPEKPKTPQQLWYNHEKKAVLKTRPDATTKDIKESLGKQWTQLSDKKRLKWIAKSLEQQKLYEETMREYIQQHPELNMTQGDIVKSTLTKAERHLKDKSDGRPDKPPPNGYSMFCAELMSSMKDVPSTERMVMCSQRWKLLKQNEKDAYQKRCEQRKKEFEIDMNRFLSSLSEEEQNRVLSEDKSGFKKGGANSPAAKKRASRAKVNPEKPKRPISAMFIFSEEKRPKLQAERPDLSDSELTRLLARMWNELPDKKKEKYKRLETVLKAESEKKEKEDRSRLPDPPKTAQDIWQQSVIGDYLARFKSDRPKAQKAMEATWSTMEKKEKIMWIKKAAEDQKRYERDLCEMRSPATAIASGKKMKFEGEPKKPPSNGYQKFSQEMLSNGELNHLPMKERMTEIGSRWQRLTLKEKDRYKKIAEEKQRQYKVQLEQWLASLTSQERNTYKEYNSQKRRAPAKPGGPKAKVKKSDTEEEEDEDEDEDDDDREKASSEADSSSEDDDDDDDDDDDDKDEDDDDDDEAEDKENKSEDSSSESNSEGSSDSDSD; encoded by the exons ATGAATGGAGAAATGGAAGCAACCACCCAAGACCAAG TATGGGCACAGGATGACCTCTTAAATCTGCTGGAGTCCATGAAATTGGCCCTGCCTCAGAAAGACCTGACTAAATACAAAACATCAGAGTCCCACCTCGACTGGCAGAAGGTGGCCTTTAACTCCTTCACAGGAGAGATGTGTAAGCAGAAGTGGCAGGAGGTCTCCAAAGAG ATTCGTAAATTCCGGACTCTAACAGAACTCATATATGATGCCCAAGATTACATCAAGAACCCTTACAAGGGCAAAAAGATAAAG AAACATCCAGATTTCCCCAAGAAGCCATTAACTCCATACTTCCGGTTCTTTATGGAAAAACGGGCCAAATACGCAAAGTTGCACCCTGAGATGAGCAACCTAGACCTAACTAAAATCCTGTCCAAGAAGTACAGGGAGCTACCTGACAAAAAAAAG AAAAAGTATGTTGAGGACTTCTTACGAGACAAAGAAACATTTGTGCACAGCATGATGAAGTTCAG AGAACTACACCCGGACCTTATGGAGAGCATGACCAAGAAAGGTTCAAATGCACCAGAGAAGCCCAAGACACCCCAACAGCTGTGGTACAACCATGAAAAGAAGGCCGTCCTCAAGACACGCCCAGAT GCAACCACCAAAGACATTAAGGAGAGTCTTGGCAAACAGTGGACACAGCTGTCTGACAAGAAGAGACTAAAATGGATCGCCAAGTCCCTGGAGCAGCAGAAACTGTATGAG GAGACAATGCGGGAGTACATCCAGCAGCATCCGGAGTTAAACATGACCCAAGGGGATATCGTCAAGTCCACCCTGACCAAGGCTGAGAGGCACCTGAAAGACAAATCTGACGGCCGACCTGACAAACCACCTCC AAATGGTTACTCGATGTTCTGTGCCGAGTTGATGTCGAGCATGAAGGATGTACCCAGCACAGAGCGCATGGTTATGTGTAGCCAGCGGTGGAAGCTTCTGAAGCAGAATGAGAAGGACGCCTACCAGAAACGCTGTGAACAG aggaaGAAGGAGTTTGAAATTGATATGAACAGATTTCTCAGT TCTTTGTCAGAGGAGGAGCAAAACCGGGTTTTGTCTGAGGATAAATCAGGTTTTAAGAAGGGTGGAGCTAACAGTCCTGCCGCCAAAAAGAGGGCTTCTAGAGCAAAG GTCAATCCAGAGAAACCCAAAAGGCCAATTTCAGCCATGTTCATTTTCTCTGAGGAGAAGCGTCCCAAACTGCAGGCGGAGCGGCCAGATCTTTCTGACAGTGAGCTCACAAGACTCCTGGCCCGCATGTGGAATGAGCTGCCGGATAAGAAGAAG GAGAAGTATAAGCGCCTAGAAACAGTCCTGAAGGCAGAgtcagagaagaaggagaaggaggatcGTAGTCGTCTGCCGGACCCACCCAAGACTGCACAGGACATCTGGCAGCAGAGTGTCATCGGAGACTACCTGGCCAGATTTAAG AGTGACCGGCCAAAGGCACAGAAAGCAATGGAAGCAACCTGGAGCACCatggagaaaaaagagaaaattatgTGGATCAAAAAGGCAGCAGAAGACCAGAAAAGATACGAG AGAGACCTGTGTGAGATGCGCTCACCTGCCACTGCCATTGCCTCAGGGAAGAAGATGAAGTTTGAGGGTGAACCCAAGAAACCTCCATC AAACGGATATCAGAAGTTCTCTCAGGAGATGCTGTCCAACGGAGAGCTGAATCACCTCCCGATGAAAGAGCGGATGACAGAGATTGGCAGCCGCTGGCAGAGGTTAACGCTGAAGGAGAAGGACCGCTACAAGAAGATCGCAGAGGAGAAGCAGAGACAGTACAAAGTCCAACTGGAACAGTGGCTCGCT AGCTTGACTTCACAAGAGAGAAACACTTACAAAGAATATAATTCACAA AAAAGGAGAGCTCCAGCCAAACCAGGAGGCCCCAAGGCAAAGGTCAAGAAATCT GacacggaggaggaggaggacgaggatgaGGACGAAGATGATGATGATCGTGAGAAGGCTTCCTCTGAGGCAGACTCGTCCAGTGAGGACGATgatgacgacgacgacgacgacgatgaTGAT AAGGACGAGGATGATGACGATGACGATGAGGCGGAAGACAAGGAGAACAAGTCGGAGGACAGCAGCAGCGAATCGAATTCAGAGGGGTCGTCGGACTCTGATTCGGACTGA
- the ubtf gene encoding nucleolar transcription factor 1 isoform X4 has protein sequence MNGEMEATTQDQVWAQDDLLNLLESMKLALPQKDLTKYKTSESHLDWQKVAFNSFTGEMCKQKWQEVSKEIRKFRTLTELIYDAQDYIKNPYKGKKIKKHPDFPKKPLTPYFRFFMEKRAKYAKLHPEMSNLDLTKILSKKYRELPDKKKKKYVEDFLRDKETFVHSMMKFRELHPDLMESMTKKGSNAPEKPKTPQQLWYNHEKKAVLKTRPDATTKDIKESLGKQWTQLSDKKRLKWIAKSLEQQKLYEETMREYIQQHPELNMTQGDIVKSTLTKAERHLKDKSDGRPDKPPPNGYSMFCAELMSSMKDVPSTERMVMCSQRWKLLKQNEKDAYQKRCEQRKKEFEIDMNRFLSSLSEEEQNRVLSEDKSGFKKGGANSPAAKKRASRAKVNPEKPKRPISAMFIFSEEKRPKLQAERPDLSDSELTRLLARMWNELPDKKKEKYKRLETVLKAESEKKEKEDRSRLPDPPKTAQDIWQQSVIGDYLARFKSDRPKAQKAMEATWSTMEKKEKIMWIKKAAEDQKRYERDLCEMRSPATAIASGKKMKFEGEPKKPPSNGYQKFSQEMLSNGELNHLPMKERMTEIGSRWQRLTLKEKDRYKKIAEEKQRQYKVQLEQWLASLTSQERNTYKEYNSQKRRAPAKPGGPKAKVKKSDTEEEEDEDEDEDDDDREKASSEADSSSEDDDDDDDDDDDDDEDDDDDDEAEDKENKSEDSSSESNSEGSSDSDSD, from the exons ATGAATGGAGAAATGGAAGCAACCACCCAAGACCAAG TATGGGCACAGGATGACCTCTTAAATCTGCTGGAGTCCATGAAATTGGCCCTGCCTCAGAAAGACCTGACTAAATACAAAACATCAGAGTCCCACCTCGACTGGCAGAAGGTGGCCTTTAACTCCTTCACAGGAGAGATGTGTAAGCAGAAGTGGCAGGAGGTCTCCAAAGAG ATTCGTAAATTCCGGACTCTAACAGAACTCATATATGATGCCCAAGATTACATCAAGAACCCTTACAAGGGCAAAAAGATAAAG AAACATCCAGATTTCCCCAAGAAGCCATTAACTCCATACTTCCGGTTCTTTATGGAAAAACGGGCCAAATACGCAAAGTTGCACCCTGAGATGAGCAACCTAGACCTAACTAAAATCCTGTCCAAGAAGTACAGGGAGCTACCTGACAAAAAAAAG AAAAAGTATGTTGAGGACTTCTTACGAGACAAAGAAACATTTGTGCACAGCATGATGAAGTTCAG AGAACTACACCCGGACCTTATGGAGAGCATGACCAAGAAAGGTTCAAATGCACCAGAGAAGCCCAAGACACCCCAACAGCTGTGGTACAACCATGAAAAGAAGGCCGTCCTCAAGACACGCCCAGAT GCAACCACCAAAGACATTAAGGAGAGTCTTGGCAAACAGTGGACACAGCTGTCTGACAAGAAGAGACTAAAATGGATCGCCAAGTCCCTGGAGCAGCAGAAACTGTATGAG GAGACAATGCGGGAGTACATCCAGCAGCATCCGGAGTTAAACATGACCCAAGGGGATATCGTCAAGTCCACCCTGACCAAGGCTGAGAGGCACCTGAAAGACAAATCTGACGGCCGACCTGACAAACCACCTCC AAATGGTTACTCGATGTTCTGTGCCGAGTTGATGTCGAGCATGAAGGATGTACCCAGCACAGAGCGCATGGTTATGTGTAGCCAGCGGTGGAAGCTTCTGAAGCAGAATGAGAAGGACGCCTACCAGAAACGCTGTGAACAG aggaaGAAGGAGTTTGAAATTGATATGAACAGATTTCTCAGT TCTTTGTCAGAGGAGGAGCAAAACCGGGTTTTGTCTGAGGATAAATCAGGTTTTAAGAAGGGTGGAGCTAACAGTCCTGCCGCCAAAAAGAGGGCTTCTAGAGCAAAG GTCAATCCAGAGAAACCCAAAAGGCCAATTTCAGCCATGTTCATTTTCTCTGAGGAGAAGCGTCCCAAACTGCAGGCGGAGCGGCCAGATCTTTCTGACAGTGAGCTCACAAGACTCCTGGCCCGCATGTGGAATGAGCTGCCGGATAAGAAGAAG GAGAAGTATAAGCGCCTAGAAACAGTCCTGAAGGCAGAgtcagagaagaaggagaaggaggatcGTAGTCGTCTGCCGGACCCACCCAAGACTGCACAGGACATCTGGCAGCAGAGTGTCATCGGAGACTACCTGGCCAGATTTAAG AGTGACCGGCCAAAGGCACAGAAAGCAATGGAAGCAACCTGGAGCACCatggagaaaaaagagaaaattatgTGGATCAAAAAGGCAGCAGAAGACCAGAAAAGATACGAG AGAGACCTGTGTGAGATGCGCTCACCTGCCACTGCCATTGCCTCAGGGAAGAAGATGAAGTTTGAGGGTGAACCCAAGAAACCTCCATC AAACGGATATCAGAAGTTCTCTCAGGAGATGCTGTCCAACGGAGAGCTGAATCACCTCCCGATGAAAGAGCGGATGACAGAGATTGGCAGCCGCTGGCAGAGGTTAACGCTGAAGGAGAAGGACCGCTACAAGAAGATCGCAGAGGAGAAGCAGAGACAGTACAAAGTCCAACTGGAACAGTGGCTCGCT AGCTTGACTTCACAAGAGAGAAACACTTACAAAGAATATAATTCACAA AAAAGGAGAGCTCCAGCCAAACCAGGAGGCCCCAAGGCAAAGGTCAAGAAATCT GacacggaggaggaggaggacgaggatgaGGACGAAGATGATGATGATCGTGAGAAGGCTTCCTCTGAGGCAGACTCGTCCAGTGAGGACGATgatgacgacgacgacgacgacgatgaTGAT GACGAGGATGATGACGATGACGATGAGGCGGAAGACAAGGAGAACAAGTCGGAGGACAGCAGCAGCGAATCGAATTCAGAGGGGTCGTCGGACTCTGATTCGGACTGA